A stretch of Lachancea thermotolerans CBS 6340 chromosome D complete sequence DNA encodes these proteins:
- the LDB19 gene encoding Ldb19p (similar to uniprot|Q12502 Saccharomyces cerevisiae YOR322C Hypothetical ORF), with the protein MVFSKLGHQSDKKSASNGALDRVFSDSSNDGLVELLIDIESPPCVLYGSATESTGALLSGLLKLRVRSRSDHISHSEPLTPTTSHGRKKKSSSGLNALSQTLSNLSLSNSAMSPVTSPKPSRTSSMMFTKVSVKSVSLSLVQKVRYTKPFVAHSSSIQSCLNCRMKQTELARWDIVKKETEIPVGDHAYPFSHLIPGSVPATVCLGSEAHTEVKYELVGEATYRAVPSHNSRGEKTSTVHLKLPIPVTRSILRGPDKNSLRIFPPTDLTATVVLPNIVYPKSTFTLELKLDGVSSEGRRWRMRRLNWKIEEKGRVRLQACATHKGKLKQLEKEVKETETGKKPSKGKPLKRTHDAAPQVTTTVCTLEDALSMTNAPEDPNAPDETETQEETSNRNQGEDDGLIHPSDSAMRQARVEEQQRLRQEMLQKELSEGTALFTEELRTIAHGEVKNGWKSDFTGSGKIELVTEVNCMGLNSGVSNPVNRASSSKPVHDNGRQHVTVACDVEDPHLGIYVQHLLILEIIVAEEALQYANGQPLHTEHSPLTKTSSNATNPDQRLAELSPMLAARSSVPQNINDEAHPNQPEHGAPSPHSASRRNSNSRIVGVPTGAARVLRMQFRLNITERSGLGISWDDEVPPTYQDVRLLSPPSYNNATSGSNTPLVHSDMDRNDYSTRTNFNSGRSEFTELSRPPQAHAYDSPYQSLSPVQSPQLENVVSIQGNAHHTHLLTPQNTQEVHLPSLSELLDTDRITQ; encoded by the coding sequence ATGgtattttcaaagcttggGCACCAAAGCGACAAAAAGTCTGCTTCAAATGGAGCCCTCGACCGTGTCTTCTCCGATTCATCAAATGACGGGCTTGTTGAGCTACTAATCGACATTGAGTCACCTCCTTGTGTGCTCTATGGGTCCGCAACAGAATCAACGGGGGCACTTCTTAGTGGATTACTGAAGCTGCGAGTGAGAAGTCGAAGTGATCATATATCACACAGCGAGCCCTTGACACCCACCACCTCTCACGGGcgtaaaaaaaaaagcagctCTGGGCTGAACGCGCTCTCACAAACGCTTTCTAACCTTTCATTATCGAACTCTGCTATGAGCCCAGTCACGTCGCCTAAGCCAAGCCGAACCTCTTCTATGATGTTTACAAAAGTATCTGTTAAATCCGTCTCGCTATCGCTTGTTCAGAAGGTCCGTTACACGAAGCCATTTGTTGCACATTCTTCATCTATCCAGTCATGCCTAAATTGTCGAATGAAACAAACTGAACTCGCAAGATGGGATATAGTAAAAAAGGAAACGGAAATACCTGTGGGAGATCATGCGTATCCTTTTTCCCATCTGATCCCCGGATCTGTCCCTGCCACTGTTTGCTTGGGCTCGGAAGCTCACACTGAAGTCAAATATGAATTAGTTGGAGAAGCAACTTACAGGGCGGTACCTTCACATAACTCTAGGGGAGAGAAAACCAGTACTGTTCATTTGAAGCTGCCAATTCCTGTAACCAGGAGCATTTTAAGAGGACCCGACAAAAACTCATTAAGAATTTTCCCGCCCACAGACCTGACAGCAACTGTTGTGTTGCCCAACATTGTTTATCCCAAGTCCACTTTCACTTTAGAGCTTAAGCTTGATGGTGTGTCTTCGGAAGGAAGGCGGTGGAGGATGCGAAGGCTGAATTGGAAGATAGAAGAGAAGGGCCGGGTTAGATTACAAGCTTGTGCAACACACAAAGGgaagctgaagcagcttgaaaaggaagTCAAGGAAACAGAAACTGGAAAGAAGCCTAGCAAAGGAAAACCTCTAAAAAGAACACATGATGCAGCGCCTCAAGTAACTACAACAGTTTGCACTCTAGAAGATGCGTTGTCCATGACCAACGCGCCTGAGGATCCAAATGCTCCAGACGAAACAGAAACACAAGAAGAAACTAGTAACCGCAACCAAGGAGAAGACGATGGCCTTATCCATCCAAGTGACTCTGCGATGCGTCAAGCCAGAGTTGAGGAACAACAGCGTCTGAGGCAAGAAATGTTGCAAAAAGAACTATCGGAAGGGACAGCTCTTTTTACTGAGGAACTGCGCACTATTGCACATGGGGAAGTTAAAAATGGCTGGAAAAGCGATTTTACGGGAAGTGGCAAGATTGAACTTGTCACAGAAGTAAATTGTATGGGACTCAATTCAGGAGTCTCGAACCCCGTCAACAGagcatcaagctcaaagccTGTTCACGATAATGGCAGGCAGCATGTTACTGTTGCCTGTGATGTGGAAGATCCTCACTTGGGCATATACGTACAACATCTGCTAATCCTTGAGATAATTGTTGCTGAGGAAGCTCTGCAATATGCCAACGGTCAGCCCCTTCATACAGAACATTCTCCattaacaaaaacaagctccAATGCCACTAATCCGGACCAGAGACTCGCGGAGCTTTCACCAATGCTTGCTGCCCGAAGCTCTGTTCCTCAAAACATTAATGACGAAGCACACCCAAACCAACCAGAACACGGTGCTCCATCACCACATAGCGCCTCAAGGCGAAACAGTAACTCTCGTATTGTTGGGGTTCCCACGGGAGCTGCTCGCGTCTTGCGAATGCAGTTTAGACTTAACATTACCGAAAGGTCTGGCTTAGGAATTTCTTGGGATGATGAGGTACCCCCAACATACCAAGACGTCCGCTTGCTTTCGCCGCCAAGCTACAATAATGCGACAAGCGGTAGCAATACCCCGTTAGTTCATTCAGACATGGATCGCAACGATTACTCAACGAGAACAAATTTCAATAGTGGAAGAAGCGAGTTTACAGAGCTAAGTCGTCCCCCTCAAGCCCATGCCTATGACAGCCCATATCAGTCTTTGTCGCCAGTGCAATCACCGCAATTGGAAAATGTTGTGAGTATTCAAGGGAATGCCCATCACACACATTTGCTCACTCCTCAAAACACTCAAGAGGTTCACCTTCCAAGTCTTTCTGAATTGCTGGATACTGATAGAATTACTCAGTAA
- a CDS encoding KLTH0D02222p (weakly similar to uniprot|P52960 Saccharomyces cerevisiae YOR363C PIP2 peroxisome induction pathway 2 (PIP2) transcriptional activator of peroxisome proliferation may form heterodimer with Oaf1 to activate oleate-inducible gene expression activator of peroxisome proliferation), producing MDRNGLTNSTSSDSLELAVRSKKSRLRLSFVCRNCRKRKIKCDKAQPKCGRCAKLGLECNYDLSEQISLKKTPGRPVTIHEQLEELEHKFEDMRHSLNLSGMRAWNEDLDNRSKPIKINFFVGLQPNCFESIFKRDCKPFSDMGMIQKHKRLNPFLKFVTRSFKPLNYAVKKILQSVGDSLDPHSDELESVAEILFLTPQVREVLKQHSMNPEGITQETANAIRRCLLEKGSRGDEKSLFEPVDLEFSSSKISQAELIDQIVAVLPPRDQIEHLLAYFMKVVYPLVPYVNKSCFFRRVTETIKYSENGKVIGLDIGDYQDAIRKIGCMAIFLVVLRISHTALTLVKNLPYNGEHLDRFISVSQKCLAHLITLSHKTNEDILSCLILMRWSLIYSPTEGEVVAGSVTDMLLSLIVNHAIRIGLYRDRIQANGPKKNDKMERYFIHYRAKLWMGCLILLRSDLFLKGNFPVVSPEYAAMAPKEENPENYEDEAEAQIHRILHKQLDIYSKMSILDKLTLQVEESTDIEEIYSKIRRLEYDLQSYCPLSDVENLNNTTLENTIIQSMNNALYFKVNVMVKIYFLAIRASIVAILERQITEALTDTEHLSLRYREVTAECFESAVDLCEILCAYMSVADDDQNSPVMPDHRYILNQIVQIGIFRVSYYFIGVILTLLQVKNGLENFMWQNENKQSLVTEIEYKITLIESTSKAIFQSVQKLIHLGSHTLSDRYFTSFKQFLFLEYAMQVIQNEINPNTPSRLREVLGDIGLPVAMDYSPSDWEKFASYVKKAIGQAEPTPPFTSSDDIPSAPSTHAKSAPNDPALDSMLLFDDQVNIQNMLDGDYTWTDFI from the coding sequence ATGGACCGAAACGGGCTGACGAACTCAACGTCTTCAGACTCTCTGGAGCTTGCAGTgcgctcaaagaaaagcagaCTGAGATTGTCATTCGTCTGCCGTAACTGTAGGAAAAGGAAGATAAAATGTGATAAGGCCCAGCCAAAATGCGGCAGATGCGCAAAGCTTGGGTTGGAATGCAATTACGATCTCAGTGAGcagatttctttgaaaaagacgcCAGGAAGACCTGTAACTATACATGAACAACTGGAAGAACTGGAGCACAAGTTCGAAGATATGCGCCACAGTTTGAATCTCAGTGGGATGCGAGCATGGAACGAGGATTTAGATAACCGAAGCAAGCCGATTAaaatcaacttttttgtgGGGCTGCAGCCTAACTGCTTCGagagcattttcaagcGCGACTGTAAGCCTTTTTCTGATATGGGGATGATCCAGAAGCACAAAAGGCTGAACccgtttttgaaatttgtcaCCCGTTCGTTCAAACCTTTGAACTATGCTGTGAAAAAGATACTGCAGTCTGTGGGAGATTCTCTAGATCCTCACTCAGACGAGTTGGAGTCAGTCGCAGAGATTCTTTTTTTAACTCCACAGGTGCGAGAGGTTCTCAAACAGCACAGTATGAACCCTGAAGGAATCACTCAAGAAACTGCGAATGCAATACGTCGCTGCcttttggaaaaaggtTCTCGCGGCGACGAAAAAAGTCTTTTCGAGCCGGTTGATCTCgagttttcttcatcaaaaatctcaCAGGCAGAGCTTATTGACCAGATAGTAGCTGTGCTGCCGCCAAGAGATCAAATTGAACATCTTCTTGCTTACTTCATGAAGGTGGTCTACCCTTTAGTTCCATACGTCAATAAGTCATGCTTTTTTCGGCGCGTTACAGAGACTATTAAGTATTCTGAAAACGGGAAAGTTATAGGCTTGGATATTGGTGATTACCAGGATGCCATTCGGAAAATTGGATGCATGGCAATTTTTTTAGTAGTTTTGAGGATTTCGCACACTGCTTTAACCTTAGTCAAGAACCTCCCTTATAATGGGGAACATCTTGACCGATTCATTTCCGTTTCACAAAAGTGTCTGGCTCACTTAATTACACTCTCCCATAAAACAAACGAAGACATTTTGAGTTGTCTTATTCTGATGAGGTGGTCACTTATATATTCTCCAACAGAAGGCGAAGTTGTGGCTGGCTCGGTGACTGATATGTTGCTTTCTTTGATAGTCAATCACGCAATCAGGATAGGGTTGTATCGAGACCGCATTCAGGCAAACGGACCTAAGAAAAATGACAAAATGGAGAGGTACTTTATCCATTACAGGGCAAAGCTTTGGATGGGCTGTCTGATTCTCTTACGCTCTGAcctttttttgaagggtAATTTCCCTGTTGTGTCTCCAGAATATGCGGCCATGGCTCCCAAGGAAGAGAACCCTGAGAATTACGAAGATGAGGCAGAGGCACAAATCCATCGGATTTTGCATAAGCAGCTTGACATATACAGCAAAATGAGCATATTGGATAAGCTCACTCTTCAAGTCGAGGAAAGCACagatattgaagaaatttaCTCAAAAATCAGACGCTTGGAGTATGACCTTCAGTCTTATTGCCCACTTTCCGATGTTGAAAACTTAAATAACACAACACTTGAGAACACAATCATCCAAAGCATGAACAATGCGCTATATTTCAAGGTAAACGTTATGGTTAAGATTTACTTCTTAGCAATTCGAGCATCTATTGTTGCTATCCTGGAACGACAAATCACAGAAGCACTAACTGACACTGAACACCTTTCACTTCGATATAGAGAAGTTACGGCAGAATGCTTCGAGTCTGCCGTAGATTTGTGCGAGATCTTGTGCGCGTACATGAGCGTTGCGGATGATGACCAGAATAGCCCCGTAATGCCGGACCACAGATATATTCTCAACCAAATAGTGCAGATTGGTATTTTCCGCGTTTCGTATTATTTCATCGGCGTTATCCTAACCTTACTTCAGGTTAAAAAtgggcttgaaaacttcaTGTGGCAGAacgaaaacaagcaaagcTTGGTGACAGAAATTGAGTACAAGATTACTTTGATTGAATCTACAAGTAAGGCTATTTTCCAAAGCgtccaaaagctcattcaTCTAGGTTCCCACACGTTATCCGACAGATATTTCACATCCTTCAAACAGTTCCTGTTTTTGGAATACGCTATGCAAGTGATCCAAAATGAGATAAATCCAAACACCCCCAGCAGGCTAAGGGAAGTGCTTGGTGATATAGGTCTCCCGGTCGCAATGGATTACTCGCCCTCAGATTGGGAAAAGTTTGCCAGCTATGTGAAAAAGGCCATTGGCCAAGCTGAGCCAACGCCACCGTTTACTTCTTCCGATGACATTCCGAGTGCTCCGTCTACGCACGCTAAAAGCGCACCAAACGATCCAGCTCTGGACTCAATGTTGCTTTTCGACGACCAGGTcaacattcaaaacatGCTTGATGGAGATTACACTTGGACAGACTTTATATGA